In Jejubacter calystegiae, the following are encoded in one genomic region:
- a CDS encoding MerR family transcriptional regulator translates to MSLSIGELAKETGVSVRAIRHYDRHGLLVSRRACNGYRYFAPQAITQVRQIQRLIATGFSLAEISAFPDCMRMTEDAAFCPETRDMQLKRLAAIERQIAELERRRDCLAETLKRSEGKRDF, encoded by the coding sequence ATGTCTTTATCGATAGGTGAGCTGGCGAAAGAAACAGGCGTGAGCGTGCGGGCTATCCGCCATTATGACCGGCACGGTCTGTTAGTATCCCGGCGCGCCTGCAACGGCTATCGCTACTTTGCACCGCAGGCGATAACCCAGGTCCGGCAGATCCAGCGCCTGATCGCCACCGGTTTTAGCCTGGCGGAAATCAGCGCTTTCCCCGATTGTATGCGCATGACCGAAGACGCCGCCTTTTGCCCGGAAACCCGGGATATGCAGCTTAAGCGCCTGGCCGCCATCGAACGGCAAATCGCCGAACTGGAGCGGCGCAGGGATTGTCTGGCCGAAACCCTCAAGCGCAGTGAAGGGAAAAGGGATTTTTGA
- a CDS encoding SDR family NAD(P)-dependent oxidoreductase: protein MLLNDKVAVITGAASARGLGFATARLFAEQGARVAILDLDADAAAAAAAQLGDQHLGLAADVTNEHQVQQAIAEVINRYGRIDVLVNNAGITQPLKLMEIAQNNYDAVLDVSLRGTLLASQAVIPTMRAQGSGSIVCISSVSAQRGGGIFGGPHYSAAKAGVLGLAKAMARELGPDNIRVNAITPGLIQTDITAGKLTDEMRRNILAGIPLNRLGDALDVARAALFLGSDLSSYSTGITLDVNGGMLIH, encoded by the coding sequence ATGTTGCTTAACGATAAAGTCGCCGTTATCACCGGCGCAGCCTCGGCTCGTGGCCTGGGTTTCGCCACCGCCCGTCTGTTCGCCGAACAGGGGGCCAGAGTCGCCATTCTCGATCTGGACGCCGATGCCGCCGCGGCCGCCGCGGCGCAACTGGGTGACCAGCACCTGGGGCTGGCGGCTGATGTCACCAATGAACATCAGGTGCAGCAAGCCATTGCCGAAGTGATTAACCGCTATGGACGTATCGACGTGCTGGTCAATAACGCCGGTATCACTCAACCCCTGAAGCTGATGGAGATCGCACAGAACAACTACGATGCCGTGCTGGACGTCAGCCTGCGCGGCACCCTGCTGGCCTCACAGGCGGTGATTCCCACCATGCGCGCCCAGGGCAGCGGCAGCATTGTCTGCATCTCTTCGGTTTCCGCCCAGCGTGGCGGCGGTATCTTCGGCGGCCCGCACTACAGCGCCGCCAAAGCAGGCGTTCTGGGGCTGGCGAAAGCGATGGCCCGGGAACTGGGGCCGGATAATATTCGGGTCAACGCCATCACGCCGGGGCTGATTCAGACCGATATCACCGCCGGTAAGCTGACCGATGAAATGCGCCGCAACATTCTGGCCGGTATTCCGCTGAACCGCCTGGGCGACGCGCTGGATGTGGCCCGCGCCGCCCTGTTCCTGGGCAGCGACCTCTCCTCTTATTCCACCGGCATCACCCTTGATGTCAACGGCGGCATGTTAATTCACTAA
- a CDS encoding phosphogluconate dehydrogenase C-terminal domain-containing protein yields MPAELKTVTVIGAGGKMGMRISANFQNSQYQVFYCENSPQAREKVAAEGREISDPESVVPLSDVVILAVPDIVLGKVSQAVVPQMKTGAILLTLDPAAAYANLIALRDGIEYAVAHPCHPSVFLQRYTKEEHDDAFGGVAAIQHVAASWESGSDAQRSELAKVINCMYGPVEQVHWVTVKQLAYLEPTLVETVACMVGAFMKESLDETVKHCGVPEEAAKAMLYGHIQIALAVAFRATNPFSDACMIAMEYGREKIIKPDWKVIFEEKELDTVIARMLKIDKINR; encoded by the coding sequence ATGCCTGCTGAACTGAAAACCGTTACCGTCATTGGCGCGGGCGGCAAGATGGGTATGCGTATTTCGGCAAACTTCCAGAACAGCCAGTACCAGGTGTTTTACTGTGAAAACTCACCGCAGGCCCGTGAAAAAGTCGCCGCCGAAGGGCGTGAAATCTCCGATCCTGAGTCGGTGGTTCCACTAAGCGATGTCGTTATCCTGGCGGTGCCGGATATCGTGCTGGGGAAGGTGTCGCAGGCCGTCGTACCACAAATGAAAACCGGCGCCATCCTGCTTACTCTGGATCCTGCCGCGGCCTATGCCAACCTGATCGCACTGCGCGATGGCATTGAATATGCCGTCGCCCACCCCTGCCATCCTTCGGTATTTTTACAGCGCTATACCAAAGAGGAGCATGACGACGCCTTCGGCGGCGTGGCGGCAATCCAGCATGTTGCCGCCTCCTGGGAGAGCGGAAGTGACGCCCAGCGAAGCGAGCTGGCCAAAGTCATCAACTGCATGTATGGCCCGGTTGAGCAGGTTCACTGGGTGACGGTGAAACAACTGGCTTACCTGGAACCCACCCTGGTTGAAACGGTCGCCTGCATGGTCGGCGCCTTTATGAAAGAGTCGCTGGATGAGACCGTAAAACATTGCGGCGTACCTGAAGAAGCGGCAAAAGCCATGCTGTATGGGCATATCCAGATTGCCCTGGCGGTCGCCTTCCGCGCCACCAACCCCTTCTCAGACGCCTGTATGATCGCCATGGAATACGGCCGGGAAAAAATCATCAAACCCGACTGGAAAGTGATTTTTGAAGAGAAAGAGCTGGATACGGTGATCGCCCGCATGTTGAAGATCGACAAGATCAACCGCTAA
- a CDS encoding MFS transporter, whose amino-acid sequence MSRIESTLYPGIARTNYRFVVLSLIFIVYAINYADRTNIGAVLPFIIDEFHINNFEAGAIASMFFLGYAISQIPAGFFIARKGTRGLVSLSIFGFSAFTWLMGTASSVFSLKLIRLGLGLSEGPCPVGLTATINNWFPAREKATATGVFIAATMFAPIIVPPLAVWISVTWGWRWVFYSFAIPGIVVALAWYLLVKSRPGESRFVSESELSLITNDRQANSDPALQEGNIVLSPRFALLDKLIRVRKLAPLDSAKALFTSKNILGDCVAYFMMVSVLYGLLTWIPLYLVKEKGFNFMSMGLVASMPCIGGFIGAIVGGWISDRLLGRRRKPTMLFTAITTVIMMLIMLNIPGNTLAVCTGLFMVGLCLNIGWPAFTAYGMAAAAPKTYPIAAAIINSGGNLGGFVSPMVAGFLLDSTGSFNAVFTWFGICAALGLVVILFLDEPQ is encoded by the coding sequence ATGTCCAGAATTGAGAGCACCCTGTACCCAGGAATCGCCAGGACGAATTATCGCTTTGTAGTATTAAGTCTGATATTTATTGTCTATGCGATTAACTACGCTGACCGAACCAATATTGGCGCGGTACTGCCATTTATTATCGACGAATTTCATATTAATAACTTCGAAGCCGGGGCCATCGCCAGTATGTTCTTTCTGGGCTACGCCATCAGTCAGATCCCGGCGGGCTTCTTTATTGCCCGTAAAGGCACCCGTGGGCTGGTTTCTCTTTCCATCTTCGGCTTTTCCGCCTTTACCTGGCTGATGGGCACCGCCAGCTCGGTCTTTAGCCTCAAGCTGATCCGCCTTGGTCTGGGGTTGAGCGAAGGCCCCTGCCCGGTGGGGCTCACGGCCACCATTAACAACTGGTTTCCGGCCCGGGAAAAGGCCACCGCCACCGGCGTGTTTATTGCCGCTACTATGTTCGCGCCAATTATTGTGCCGCCGCTGGCGGTCTGGATTTCAGTGACCTGGGGCTGGCGCTGGGTGTTCTATTCCTTCGCCATTCCCGGCATCGTCGTCGCGCTGGCCTGGTATCTGCTGGTGAAATCCCGCCCGGGCGAAAGCCGTTTTGTCTCAGAGAGCGAACTGTCGTTAATTACCAATGACCGTCAGGCAAACAGCGATCCGGCGCTGCAGGAGGGCAACATCGTTCTGTCCCCCCGCTTCGCGCTGCTCGACAAGCTGATTCGGGTACGCAAGCTGGCGCCGCTGGACAGCGCAAAGGCGCTGTTCACCTCCAAAAACATTCTGGGGGACTGCGTGGCCTATTTCATGATGGTCAGCGTGCTCTACGGGCTGCTGACCTGGATCCCGCTCTATCTGGTGAAGGAGAAGGGATTCAACTTTATGAGTATGGGGCTGGTGGCCAGCATGCCCTGCATCGGCGGCTTTATCGGCGCCATTGTCGGTGGCTGGATCTCCGACCGTCTGCTTGGCCGCCGCCGCAAGCCCACCATGCTGTTCACCGCCATCACCACCGTCATCATGATGCTGATTATGCTCAACATTCCCGGCAACACCCTGGCGGTCTGTACCGGTCTGTTCATGGTCGGCCTGTGCCTCAATATCGGCTGGCCCGCCTTTACCGCCTACGGCATGGCGGCGGCGGCTCCCAAAACCTATCCCATTGCCGCCGCCATCATTAACAGCGGCGGCAATCTGGGCGGCTTTGTTTCGCCCATGGTGGCGGGATTCCTGCTGGACAGCACCGGCAGCTTCAACGCGGTGTTTACCTGGTTTGGCATCTGCGCCGCGCTGGGCCTGGTGGTGATTCTGTTTCTCGACGAGCCGCAGTAG
- a CDS encoding LysR family transcriptional regulator produces MDLKRLRYFCKVVEQGSVSQAARMLNMAQPPLSKRIHELEEELNVPLFVRNGKRIEPTDAGYYLYRKACEILREVEDTTRETLKIAHRESRLLRIGLTHLFQSYFRPLLLELHRLHPDAELSISVSDSSNLESYLNDGLIDIALIQKPYNSDGFDYVAFEPVRLVAVVSKKLLSEPPVQPFPYLKLGKFPLMLLHRARDSGTYETLLDLFRKGGVDPHVIMHITQPGVILEWLEDGLAAATLLPVSEVTDRQLKNCHVLDIFPSPQIFFPALVKTTATPYMKELMEIIEAGYPFPVAK; encoded by the coding sequence GTGGATCTGAAAAGGCTAAGGTATTTCTGTAAGGTGGTAGAACAGGGCTCTGTCAGCCAGGCCGCTCGCATGCTCAATATGGCGCAACCGCCGCTGAGTAAACGAATCCACGAACTGGAAGAAGAGCTCAATGTTCCTCTGTTTGTGCGCAATGGTAAACGCATCGAGCCTACCGATGCCGGATATTATTTATACCGTAAAGCCTGTGAGATATTACGTGAAGTCGAAGATACTACGCGTGAAACATTAAAAATTGCCCATCGAGAAAGTCGGTTATTAAGGATTGGCCTGACGCATCTTTTTCAGTCTTATTTCAGGCCATTGCTCCTGGAATTACATCGCCTTCATCCGGATGCCGAATTAAGTATTTCTGTTTCCGATTCCAGCAATCTGGAGTCTTATCTGAATGATGGCTTGATCGATATTGCTCTCATCCAGAAACCCTATAACAGTGACGGCTTCGATTACGTGGCTTTTGAGCCGGTACGACTGGTTGCGGTGGTCAGTAAGAAGCTCCTGTCAGAGCCGCCGGTACAGCCTTTCCCCTATCTGAAACTGGGAAAATTTCCCCTGATGCTGTTGCACCGCGCCCGGGATTCCGGCACCTATGAAACCCTGCTCGATCTGTTTCGCAAGGGGGGCGTCGATCCCCATGTGATTATGCATATCACACAACCCGGAGTGATTCTGGAATGGCTGGAAGATGGGCTGGCAGCCGCCACGCTGTTGCCCGTTTCTGAAGTGACTGACCGCCAGCTGAAGAACTGCCACGTGCTGGATATTTTCCCCTCTCCTCAGATCTTCTTTCCGGCGCTGGTTAAAACTACTGCTACGCCGTATATGAAAGAGCTGATGGAGATTATCGAAGCCGGTTATCCCTTTCCTGTCGCAAAGTAG
- a CDS encoding DASS family sodium-coupled anion symporter gives MDVQPLKAAMASPPSGRGLAIIAIDIVLLILLINFLPFDEKANAGLALMVFIGVLWLTEAIHVTITALLIPLLAIGFGLLDANNALKSFANPIIFLFFGGFALATALHVQGLDRLIANRLLMLAGGRLGLAVIILFGVTAAISMWISNTATAAMMLPLALGILTNLDQEKERKTYIFLLLGIAYSASIGGLGTLVGSPPNAIAAAQLNIGFFEWMKYGIPLVVVMMPLMVGVLYLMLRPNLKYKVDIKLEHVEWTTMRLIALGIFALTVVSWIFSTQISAMLGGVKQFDSLVAISAAVLIGASGVASWKQIQNNTEWGVLMLFGGGLTLSIILQDSGASAIMANGMADIFGASHWFIIMLAVATFIIFLTEFTSNTASAALLVPVFATVATALGMPEALLTLIIGFGASCAFMLPVATPPNAIVFGSGFIKQTDMVRVGIGLNIVSIAVVTMFAWFLWQ, from the coding sequence ATGGATGTTCAACCTCTGAAAGCCGCCATGGCCAGCCCACCTTCCGGGCGCGGGCTGGCGATTATCGCCATCGACATTGTTCTGTTGATACTGCTGATTAATTTTTTGCCGTTCGATGAAAAAGCTAACGCTGGCCTGGCGCTGATGGTGTTTATCGGCGTGCTGTGGCTGACGGAGGCAATCCACGTCACCATCACCGCGTTGTTGATCCCGCTGCTGGCCATCGGTTTTGGCCTGCTGGATGCCAATAACGCCCTGAAATCCTTCGCAAACCCAATTATCTTCCTGTTCTTCGGCGGCTTCGCGCTGGCGACGGCGCTGCACGTACAGGGGCTGGACAGGCTTATCGCTAACCGACTATTGATGCTGGCGGGCGGTCGCCTGGGGCTGGCGGTCATCATTCTGTTCGGCGTCACGGCTGCAATTTCCATGTGGATCAGTAATACCGCCACGGCGGCGATGATGCTGCCGCTGGCGCTGGGGATCCTCACCAATCTGGATCAGGAAAAAGAGCGTAAAACCTATATATTCCTGCTGCTGGGTATCGCCTACAGCGCCAGCATCGGCGGTCTGGGCACCCTGGTGGGCAGCCCGCCCAACGCCATCGCCGCCGCCCAGCTTAATATCGGCTTCTTCGAATGGATGAAGTACGGCATTCCGCTGGTGGTAGTGATGATGCCGCTGATGGTGGGCGTGCTGTATCTGATGCTGCGGCCAAATCTTAAGTACAAGGTGGATATCAAGCTGGAGCATGTGGAGTGGACCACCATGCGCCTGATAGCACTGGGGATCTTCGCCCTGACGGTAGTAAGCTGGATCTTCAGCACCCAGATAAGCGCAATGCTTGGCGGCGTGAAGCAGTTCGACTCGCTGGTGGCGATCTCTGCTGCGGTGCTGATTGGCGCAAGCGGCGTCGCCAGCTGGAAGCAGATTCAAAACAACACCGAATGGGGCGTGCTGATGCTGTTCGGCGGCGGCCTGACGCTAAGCATCATCCTGCAGGATTCCGGCGCCAGCGCCATTATGGCCAACGGTATGGCGGATATTTTCGGCGCCAGCCACTGGTTTATCATTATGCTGGCGGTAGCGACCTTTATCATCTTCCTGACTGAATTCACCAGTAATACCGCCAGCGCCGCCCTGCTGGTGCCGGTATTCGCCACGGTCGCGACAGCGCTGGGCATGCCGGAAGCGCTGCTGACGCTGATTATCGGTTTCGGCGCCTCCTGCGCCTTTATGCTGCCGGTCGCCACGCCGCCCAACGCCATTGTGTTCGGTTCAGGGTTTATTAAGCAGACCGATATGGTGCGGGTCGGCATTGGGCTTAACATTGTGAGCATCGCGGTGGTCACGATGTTTGCCTGGTTCCTGTGGCAGTAA
- a CDS encoding LysR substrate-binding domain-containing protein: MTRRDNNNNLPLPSLRNIQAFIEVANAGSIHLAAEILNITASAVSHQIAALESFIGKKLFVRSGKGVILTSIGQQYLKDVSGALSIIGRATDQAINDIHHEHLRIHSAPSFGLLWLMIRLDKFRQRHPELQLSLSCSYENLQFARDNIDIDIRHGFSEWPTLSVRTVKHERVMVLAAPEYLASHAIHEPASLLDCDLIHSNSTLINWNHWFAFHDVENHGKSFIFSFDRSYMSLEAARMGMGVILESSLLAADYIRRGLLVPVFDGAFSMPLNAHHFVFPHGADKKEKVALFLAWIGTELQNEDFGV; the protein is encoded by the coding sequence ATGACCCGACGCGATAATAACAATAATTTACCGCTTCCCTCGCTGCGTAATATTCAGGCGTTTATTGAAGTGGCCAATGCCGGAAGCATTCATCTTGCCGCTGAAATATTAAATATAACCGCTTCGGCGGTCAGCCATCAGATTGCCGCACTGGAAAGCTTTATTGGTAAAAAACTTTTTGTTCGTAGCGGTAAGGGTGTCATATTAACCAGTATCGGTCAGCAATATTTAAAAGACGTTTCCGGGGCTTTAAGTATTATAGGTCGGGCCACCGATCAGGCTATTAATGATATTCATCATGAGCATTTACGTATTCACAGTGCCCCCAGCTTCGGGCTGTTGTGGTTGATGATTCGGCTGGACAAGTTTCGTCAACGCCATCCGGAACTCCAGCTTAGCCTCTCCTGCTCATACGAGAATCTGCAATTCGCCCGGGATAATATCGACATCGATATTCGTCACGGATTTTCGGAATGGCCCACCCTAAGCGTACGCACCGTTAAGCACGAGCGGGTGATGGTACTGGCCGCGCCGGAGTATCTGGCCTCGCACGCCATTCATGAACCCGCATCGCTGCTGGATTGTGATTTGATTCATTCCAATAGCACGCTGATTAACTGGAATCACTGGTTCGCTTTCCACGATGTCGAGAATCACGGGAAAAGTTTTATTTTTAGTTTCGACCGCTCCTATATGAGCCTGGAAGCGGCGCGGATGGGGATGGGCGTGATTCTGGAAAGCAGCCTGCTGGCGGCGGACTATATCCGGCGTGGCCTGCTGGTGCCGGTGTTCGACGGGGCGTTCAGCATGCCGCTTAACGCCCACCATTTCGTCTTCCCCCACGGGGCGGATAAGAAGGAGAAAGTGGCGCTGTTCCTGGCGTGGATCGGCACCGAATTGCAGAACGAGGACTTTGGAGTATAA
- a CDS encoding transketolase family protein — translation MSNAAKPRLTTSAMIASIAEEGQPTRAAPFGHALVELAARRPDIVGMTADLAKYTDLHIFAQACPERFFQMGMAEQLLMGAAGGMAKEGFTPFVTTYAVFATRRAYDFIHQVIAEESLNVKIAAALPGLTTGYGPSHQAAEDLAMMRAIPGMTVIDPCDALEIEQMVPAVADLPGPVYMRLLRGKVPLVLDKYDYQFVPGKAQLLEDGREVLIISSGLMTMRALETAERLRRDNIGAAVLHVPTIKPLDEETIIAQASKPGRLVVTAENHSAVGGLGEAVAALLMRRGVRAQMATVGLPDEFLLAGALPTLHDRYGISTSAMVDTIKARL, via the coding sequence ATGAGCAACGCAGCCAAACCCCGTTTAACCACCTCTGCCATGATTGCCTCTATTGCCGAAGAGGGTCAACCCACCCGCGCCGCTCCCTTCGGTCACGCGCTGGTAGAGCTGGCGGCCCGGCGCCCGGATATCGTCGGAATGACTGCCGATCTGGCGAAATACACCGATCTGCACATCTTTGCTCAGGCCTGTCCGGAACGTTTCTTCCAGATGGGCATGGCCGAACAGCTACTGATGGGCGCCGCAGGCGGCATGGCTAAAGAGGGTTTTACCCCCTTTGTCACCACCTACGCCGTGTTCGCCACCCGCCGGGCCTATGACTTTATTCACCAGGTAATTGCCGAAGAGTCGCTGAATGTGAAGATCGCCGCCGCACTGCCGGGGCTGACCACCGGCTACGGACCCAGCCATCAGGCAGCGGAAGATCTGGCAATGATGCGGGCGATCCCGGGGATGACCGTGATCGATCCCTGCGACGCGCTGGAGATCGAACAGATGGTGCCTGCCGTTGCCGATCTACCCGGACCGGTCTATATGCGCCTGCTGCGCGGTAAAGTTCCTCTGGTGCTGGATAAATACGACTACCAGTTTGTTCCTGGCAAGGCGCAACTGCTGGAAGATGGCCGCGAGGTGCTGATTATCTCTTCCGGCCTGATGACCATGCGGGCTCTGGAGACGGCCGAACGTCTGCGCAGGGACAATATCGGCGCTGCGGTATTGCACGTGCCGACCATCAAACCGCTGGACGAGGAAACCATTATCGCCCAGGCCTCGAAACCGGGGCGGCTGGTGGTCACGGCGGAAAACCACAGTGCGGTTGGCGGTCTTGGCGAAGCGGTAGCCGCGCTGTTAATGCGCCGCGGCGTGCGCGCCCAGATGGCGACCGTCGGCCTGCCGGACGAGTTCCTGCTGGCCGGGGCCCTGCCTACCCTGCACGACCGCTACGGCATTTCGACCAGCGCTATGGTCGACACCATTAAGGCCCGTCTGTAA
- a CDS encoding alpha/beta fold hydrolase, whose translation MRLSAHSYLALLLLLFSTALAAQPKSYTVTAPDGVRLAVQEAGNPQGTPIIFIHGLLGSHLNWERQFSDPQLQRFRLIAFDLRGHGLSDKPTQESAYRDGKRWAEDLAAVIAASHAHKPLLVGWSLGGAVITNYLAARGDIDIRGAVYVDGVVELTPTQIPAHSSVYRDMIAADLKTHLDGERAFLRLCFHQQPDSVTFERLLANAALAAWPMQRAVPSMSIALEQGLGQARVPLLFIYGAQDALVRPQPALARARQVNPGIQSRLYSNSGHAPFIEEPARFNRELATFAASL comes from the coding sequence ATGCGATTGTCAGCCCATTCTTATTTGGCCCTGCTGTTACTGCTGTTTTCCACCGCGCTGGCGGCCCAGCCCAAAAGCTATACCGTGACCGCGCCGGACGGCGTCCGGCTGGCGGTGCAGGAGGCGGGGAATCCGCAGGGTACGCCCATCATCTTTATCCACGGCCTGCTTGGCAGCCACCTGAACTGGGAGCGGCAGTTTAGCGATCCTCAGCTGCAACGCTTTCGGTTGATCGCCTTCGATTTACGCGGTCACGGGCTTTCCGATAAGCCCACTCAGGAATCCGCTTACCGCGACGGTAAACGCTGGGCTGAGGATCTGGCGGCAGTTATCGCCGCCAGCCACGCCCACAAGCCGCTGCTGGTGGGCTGGTCGCTGGGCGGCGCGGTGATCACCAACTATCTGGCGGCCCGGGGGGATATCGATATTCGCGGCGCCGTCTACGTGGATGGCGTGGTAGAACTGACGCCCACGCAGATCCCCGCTCACAGCAGCGTCTACCGGGATATGATCGCTGCGGATCTGAAGACCCATCTGGATGGCGAACGCGCCTTCCTGCGTTTGTGCTTCCACCAGCAGCCGGATAGCGTCACCTTTGAGCGCCTGCTGGCCAACGCCGCCCTGGCGGCATGGCCCATGCAGCGCGCGGTGCCGTCGATGAGCATTGCGCTGGAACAGGGACTGGGTCAGGCCCGGGTACCGCTGCTGTTTATTTACGGCGCGCAGGACGCCCTGGTCCGCCCCCAGCCAGCCCTGGCGCGAGCCCGCCAGGTTAATCCGGGGATCCAGTCGCGTCTCTATTCGAATTCCGGCCACGCCCCCTTTATCGAAGAGCCCGCTCGCTTTAATCGCGAACTGGCGACATTTGCCGCCAGCCTGTAA
- a CDS encoding transketolase yields MPSPAEIEKVAAAAWRIRRYALRMGEVQGQGYIGQALGYADVLATAFCHTMQLRPLEPEWEGRDRFLLSHGHYAIALYAALLEAGVIPEEELESYGADGSRLPMSGMATYTPGMEISGGSLGQGLSIAVGMALGLRHKNSPALVINSMSDGELDEGSTWEAAMSAAHHGLGNLINIVDINRQQADGNSQQILGYEPLQDKWASFGWYVQRVDGNDTAAVIDAFDKAKNHVGKQPRVILCDTLMGKGVPFLEERDKNHFIRVEADEWQKALAVLDAQQPTGGAQ; encoded by the coding sequence ATGCCATCACCTGCTGAAATCGAAAAGGTTGCCGCTGCGGCCTGGCGCATCCGGCGCTACGCCCTGCGTATGGGCGAAGTTCAGGGCCAGGGCTATATCGGCCAGGCGCTGGGCTATGCCGACGTGCTGGCGACCGCCTTCTGCCACACCATGCAACTGCGCCCGCTGGAGCCAGAATGGGAAGGGCGCGATCGCTTTCTGCTTTCTCACGGCCACTACGCCATCGCCCTGTATGCCGCACTGCTTGAGGCTGGCGTCATTCCGGAGGAAGAACTGGAAAGCTACGGCGCCGACGGCAGCCGCCTGCCAATGTCCGGTATGGCGACTTATACGCCAGGCATGGAGATCTCCGGCGGTTCGCTGGGCCAGGGTTTAAGCATCGCCGTTGGTATGGCGCTGGGGCTGCGCCACAAGAATAGCCCGGCGCTGGTGATCAACTCGATGTCCGACGGCGAACTGGACGAAGGCTCCACCTGGGAAGCCGCCATGTCGGCAGCCCACCACGGGCTGGGCAACCTGATTAACATCGTCGATATCAATCGCCAACAGGCCGACGGAAATTCCCAGCAGATCCTGGGCTACGAGCCGCTCCAGGATAAGTGGGCATCGTTCGGCTGGTATGTTCAGCGGGTGGACGGCAACGACACCGCCGCAGTTATCGACGCCTTCGACAAAGCGAAAAACCATGTAGGCAAGCAGCCACGGGTGATTCTGTGCGACACCCTGATGGGCAAAGGCGTCCCCTTCCTGGAAGAGCGGGACAAGAACCACTTTATTCGCGTGGAGGCAGACGAGTGGCAGAAAGCGCTCGCCGTATTAGACGCGCAGCAGCCGACAGGAGGCGCCCAATGA